One part of the Anaeromyxobacter sp. Fw109-5 genome encodes these proteins:
- a CDS encoding ABC transporter substrate-binding protein, which produces MTSSRALVPLLAAAALVAGCRTHESAPAAKTRLVFRYQPLGPDPEPLRALVAAFERETGFEVALQALPNAADLAHQLLVTSLGAGGEDLDVFVLDVVWVAELARAGWLADVSGAFPPARVRADFLGGAAAAVVQGERTFAVPWYVDVGLLYYRTDLVPEPPRTYAALAAAIRAAQARSPGIAGYLWQGRQYEGLSCVFFEALWGHGGAALEGERLRLDTAEARAALSWLRGLVAEGLSPPWVATAAEEEARRAFQEGRAAFMRNWPYAWPLLQEPASPVRGRVGVAPLPGAQGPSPGALGGWQLGISSGAPPARRAAAERLVAHLTSPEANAVLAIAYGRNPARRTAYDDARVRGEAPFIAALLPRVEDARPRPVTPYYMLAADALQGELSAAVSGLRPPTEALARAQAQLDAIAGVTR; this is translated from the coding sequence GTGACTTCATCCCGCGCGCTCGTCCCGCTCCTGGCCGCCGCTGCGCTCGTGGCGGGGTGCCGGACGCACGAGAGCGCTCCGGCAGCGAAGACCCGCCTCGTCTTCCGCTACCAGCCCCTTGGGCCGGATCCCGAGCCGCTGCGTGCGCTGGTCGCCGCCTTCGAGCGCGAGACCGGCTTCGAGGTCGCGCTGCAGGCGCTCCCGAACGCGGCCGATCTGGCCCATCAGCTCCTCGTCACCTCCCTCGGCGCGGGGGGCGAGGATCTGGACGTCTTCGTCCTCGACGTCGTCTGGGTGGCGGAGCTCGCACGCGCCGGGTGGCTCGCCGACGTCTCGGGGGCGTTCCCGCCCGCTCGCGTCCGCGCCGACTTTCTCGGAGGCGCCGCCGCCGCGGTCGTGCAGGGCGAGCGCACCTTCGCGGTGCCCTGGTACGTGGACGTGGGGCTCCTCTACTACCGGACGGACCTCGTGCCGGAGCCGCCGCGCACCTACGCGGCGCTCGCGGCGGCGATCCGCGCCGCGCAGGCCCGCTCGCCCGGAATCGCCGGCTACCTGTGGCAGGGCCGCCAGTACGAGGGGCTCTCCTGCGTCTTCTTCGAGGCGCTGTGGGGGCACGGCGGCGCCGCGCTCGAGGGCGAGCGGCTGCGGCTCGACACGGCCGAGGCGCGGGCGGCGCTCTCGTGGCTGCGGGGGCTCGTGGCGGAGGGGCTCTCGCCGCCGTGGGTCGCCACCGCCGCGGAGGAGGAGGCGCGGCGCGCGTTCCAGGAGGGCCGCGCGGCGTTCATGCGCAACTGGCCGTACGCGTGGCCCTTGCTGCAGGAGCCGGCCTCCCCGGTGCGCGGCCGCGTCGGCGTCGCGCCTCTCCCCGGTGCGCAGGGGCCGTCGCCCGGTGCGCTGGGGGGCTGGCAGCTCGGGATCTCCTCGGGGGCGCCCCCCGCGCGCCGCGCCGCCGCGGAGCGGCTGGTCGCGCACCTCACCTCGCCCGAGGCGAACGCGGTGCTGGCGATCGCCTACGGCCGGAACCCCGCTCGGCGTACGGCCTACGACGACGCGCGCGTCCGCGGCGAGGCGCCGTTCATCGCGGCGCTCCTCCCCCGCGTGGAGGACGCCCGTCCGCGGCCGGTCACGCCCTATTACATGCTGGCGGCGGACGCGCTTCAGGGCGAGCTCTCCGCTGCGG
- a CDS encoding YciI-like protein — protein MPLYALVYDTVPDYLARRQPLRAEHLALAERAQREGKLVLAGAFDPPDAALLVFRGEGPQDAEAFAREDPYVRNGLVTSWRVREWKVVVGAIG, from the coding sequence ATGCCGCTCTACGCCCTCGTCTACGACACCGTGCCGGACTACCTCGCGCGCCGCCAGCCGCTCCGCGCGGAGCACCTGGCCCTCGCCGAGCGCGCGCAGCGCGAGGGCAAGCTCGTCCTCGCCGGCGCGTTCGATCCGCCGGACGCGGCGCTCCTCGTGTTCCGTGGCGAGGGTCCGCAGGACGCCGAGGCGTTCGCGCGGGAGGACCCGTACGTCCGGAACGGGCTCGTCACCTCCTGGCGCGTGCGCGAGTGGAAGGTGGTGGTGGGGGCGATCGGGTAG
- the pdxH gene encoding pyridoxamine 5'-phosphate oxidase translates to MTLHDDPIARFREALSRAAAASSFDATAAALATADASGSPSVRIVLVKTVDARGFAFFTNRESRKGRELAGNPRAALCFHWPAIGEQVRAEGAVVLLDDAESDAYFATRPRESQLGAWASRQSGPLESRAALVAAVRDVEARFAGREVPRPPFWGGYLLRPERIEFWTSGEGRLHHRTLFERFGAGWTASLLNP, encoded by the coding sequence ATGACCCTCCACGACGACCCCATCGCGCGCTTCCGGGAGGCCCTCTCCCGCGCCGCCGCGGCGTCGAGCTTCGACGCGACGGCCGCGGCCCTCGCCACGGCGGACGCGAGCGGGAGCCCCTCCGTCCGGATCGTGCTCGTGAAGACGGTGGACGCGCGCGGCTTCGCCTTCTTCACGAACCGCGAGAGCCGCAAGGGCCGCGAGCTGGCGGGGAACCCGCGCGCCGCGCTCTGCTTCCACTGGCCGGCGATCGGAGAGCAGGTCCGCGCGGAGGGCGCGGTGGTGCTGCTCGACGACGCGGAGTCGGACGCCTACTTCGCGACCCGGCCGCGGGAGAGCCAGCTCGGGGCGTGGGCGTCTCGCCAGAGCGGGCCGCTCGAGTCCCGCGCCGCGCTCGTGGCGGCCGTACGCGACGTCGAGGCGCGGTTCGCGGGCCGCGAGGTGCCGCGGCCGCCGTTCTGGGGCGGCTACCTGCTGCGCCCCGAGCGGATCGAGTTCTGGACCAGCGGCGAAGGCCGGCTCCACCACCGCACCCTCTTCGAGCGCTTCGGGGCGGGGTGGACGGCCTCGCTCCTCAACCCGTGA
- a CDS encoding HNH endonuclease, producing the protein MPAIAPSALDSTLLAQRLRELAGQERDVQVEFLLHLEVFDRRRAYVDAGYPSLWAYCLEVLHLREGAAGRRIQAMRVLRRFPSLEDALRDGRLCISTVQLLGQVLTEENLPDLVARAAYRTKAEVDHLVASLQARTAPRTGVRKLPDRAPAASAPALPLAAVDAGPAEPQEAIPAPAAAGGSLPPTVSALPDVARQKARAETRAVSESGWSLRVTIDRGCKEDLETLTALLSHKIPDGDLAAVLREAIRCAVEKHGKRKGAIAPERQRKADRETRPSAEPAAPTSTIPAIVRREVWKRDGGRCAWVAPDGRRCNSRWQLELDHIHPQALGGPSTVENLRVACRSHNLLHAERTYGREHMDRFRRGNLAERTGHAGTAPAAIQQGLWAT; encoded by the coding sequence ATGCCCGCGATCGCCCCTTCCGCCCTCGACTCGACCCTCCTCGCCCAGCGCCTGCGCGAGCTCGCCGGCCAGGAGCGCGACGTCCAGGTCGAGTTCCTCCTCCACCTCGAGGTGTTCGATCGCCGCCGCGCGTACGTGGACGCCGGGTACCCCTCGCTCTGGGCGTATTGCCTGGAGGTGCTCCACCTGCGTGAGGGCGCTGCCGGGCGACGCATCCAGGCGATGCGGGTGCTGCGCCGGTTCCCCAGCCTCGAGGACGCCCTGCGAGATGGCCGCCTTTGCATCTCCACCGTCCAGCTGCTCGGCCAGGTGCTGACCGAGGAGAACCTGCCCGACCTCGTCGCCCGGGCCGCGTACCGCACCAAGGCGGAGGTGGATCACCTCGTCGCCTCGCTCCAGGCGCGCACCGCTCCGCGGACGGGCGTCCGCAAGCTGCCCGACCGCGCTCCAGCCGCGAGCGCCCCGGCGCTGCCGCTGGCGGCAGTGGATGCCGGACCTGCCGAGCCGCAGGAGGCGATCCCCGCGCCGGCGGCGGCTGGTGGGTCGCTGCCGCCCACGGTCTCTGCGCTGCCCGACGTGGCTCGCCAGAAGGCGCGGGCGGAGACCCGCGCCGTGAGCGAGAGCGGCTGGTCGCTGCGGGTCACCATCGACCGGGGCTGCAAGGAGGACCTCGAGACGCTCACCGCGCTGCTCTCGCACAAGATCCCGGACGGCGATCTCGCGGCGGTGCTCCGCGAGGCCATCCGCTGCGCCGTCGAGAAGCACGGCAAGCGCAAGGGCGCGATCGCGCCGGAGCGGCAGCGGAAGGCCGACCGGGAGACACGTCCCTCCGCCGAGCCCGCCGCGCCCACGAGCACGATCCCGGCGATAGTGCGGCGCGAGGTCTGGAAGCGCGACGGCGGACGCTGCGCCTGGGTCGCTCCGGACGGGCGGCGCTGCAACAGCCGCTGGCAGCTGGAGCTCGACCACATCCACCCGCAGGCCCTGGGCGGACCCTCGACGGTCGAGAACCTCCGGGTGGCCTGCAGGTCGCACAACCTGTTGCACGCCGAACGGACCTACGGGCGCGAGCACATGGACCGCTTCCGGCGCGGAAACCTCGCCGAGCGGACGGGGCATGCCGGCACCGCGCCAGCTGCCATTCAGCAGGGCTTGTGGGCAACGTGA
- a CDS encoding YbaN family protein: MPDLPPRPVATPSQRAHRRWLLLALGWSCFALGAVGAVLPLIPTTPLMLVALWAFSSSSERFHDWLYGHRVFGPPLQRWQRERVLPLWVKLVAVTSMAASFAYAALGARVPWYALVTMGAVMLFGVAYISRIPSRPRTDLPGERGLHAPPDRVAVSGREQGQGQGAPAEPAPERAGRPRSA, translated from the coding sequence GTGCCCGACCTCCCGCCCCGTCCCGTCGCGACGCCCAGCCAGCGCGCCCACCGGCGCTGGCTGCTGCTCGCGCTCGGGTGGAGCTGCTTCGCCCTCGGCGCCGTCGGCGCGGTCCTCCCCCTCATCCCCACGACCCCGCTGATGCTGGTCGCCCTGTGGGCGTTCTCCTCCAGCTCGGAGCGGTTCCACGACTGGCTCTATGGACACCGCGTGTTCGGGCCGCCGCTGCAGCGCTGGCAGCGCGAGCGGGTCCTGCCGCTCTGGGTGAAGCTCGTCGCCGTGACTTCGATGGCGGCGAGCTTCGCGTACGCGGCGCTGGGCGCGCGCGTCCCCTGGTACGCGCTCGTCACGATGGGCGCGGTGATGCTCTTCGGCGTCGCTTACATCTCGCGGATCCCCAGCCGGCCGCGGACCGACCTGCCCGGCGAGCGCGGCCTGCATGCGCCGCCCGACCGTGTGGCGGTCAGCGGGCGGGAGCAGGGGCAGGGGCAGGGCGCACCGGCGGAACCGGCGCCGGAGCGGGCGGGGCGCCCGCGATCTGCGTGA
- the hemF gene encoding oxygen-dependent coproporphyrinogen oxidase, with translation MVAFARAAQDALCAELERADGAARFREDAWERPGGGGGISRVLQEGAVLQKAGVSFSDVHGALSPDFARKVGGEGVTFAATGISVVVHPRSPLVPTAHMNVRMIRRGDAAWFGGGADLTPYYLFEEDCLHFHRVLRETCERHEPGSYPRHKRAADAYFHLRHRGEHRGVGGIFFEDTGRPLERELGFAKDLTAAFARAYLPIVARRRDLPYGEAERRWQEIRRGRYVEFNLVLDRGTVFGLETGGRTESILMSLPPSVRWVYGHAPEPGSREEALVEVLRAPRDWA, from the coding sequence ATGGTCGCGTTCGCCCGTGCCGCGCAGGACGCGCTCTGCGCCGAGCTGGAGCGCGCCGACGGCGCCGCGCGCTTCCGGGAGGACGCGTGGGAGCGGCCGGGCGGCGGGGGCGGCATCTCGCGCGTGCTGCAGGAGGGAGCCGTCCTCCAGAAGGCGGGCGTCAGCTTCTCGGACGTGCACGGCGCGCTCTCCCCCGACTTCGCGCGCAAGGTGGGGGGCGAGGGCGTGACCTTCGCGGCGACGGGGATCTCCGTCGTCGTCCACCCGCGCAGCCCCCTGGTGCCGACCGCGCACATGAACGTCCGGATGATCCGGCGCGGCGACGCGGCCTGGTTCGGCGGCGGCGCGGACCTGACCCCGTACTACCTGTTCGAGGAGGACTGCCTCCACTTCCACCGCGTGCTGCGCGAGACCTGCGAGCGGCACGAGCCCGGGAGCTATCCGCGCCACAAGCGCGCGGCGGACGCCTACTTCCACCTTCGCCACCGCGGCGAGCACCGCGGCGTGGGCGGGATCTTCTTCGAGGACACCGGCCGTCCGCTCGAGCGCGAGCTCGGGTTCGCGAAGGACCTGACGGCCGCGTTCGCGCGCGCCTACCTGCCGATCGTGGCGAGGCGCCGCGACCTCCCCTACGGCGAGGCGGAGCGGCGCTGGCAGGAGATCCGCCGCGGCCGCTACGTGGAGTTCAACCTGGTCCTCGATCGCGGCACCGTCTTCGGGCTGGAGACGGGCGGACGGACCGAGTCGATCCTCATGTCGCTGCCACCGAGCGTGCGATGGGTGTACGGGCACGCCCCGGAGCCGGGCAGCCGCGAGGAGGCGCTCGTCGAGGTGCTGCGCGCGCCGCGCGACTGGGCGTGA
- a CDS encoding peptide chain release factor 3 has translation MTVPHETARRRTFAIISHPDAGKTTLTEKLLLYGGVIQLAGAVKAKRGRANAVSDWMEMERERGISITTSVLQFPYRGMQMNLLDTPGHADFSEDTYRTLHAVDGAVMLLDSAKGVEAQTRKLFRVCRQRAIPIFTFVNKMDRPGREPFELIGEVESVLGIGVYPITWPVFRGGTFAGVYHRLARRVYLFEAAHSGSSSGVGAERPPVEVTGLDDPAVREALDEEGYARLREDAELLEAAGDDFDRERFEAGELSPMFFGSAVNNFGLEAFLDTFIELMPPPRPRASDQGPVPPAQDEFSGFVFKIQANMDKAHRDRVAFVRICSGRLIRGMKVFNVRSGKEVRLATPTQFMARDRTIVEESYPGDVVGIHDTGALEIGDTLTGGSRFLFEGIPSFAPEHFRRLGLVDPLRRKQFARGIEQLAQEGTVQLYRPPAGRAGDLVLGALGQLQFEVVKYRLEAEYGVEVRVETVPYQLARWVSRADGEPLEVEDFPSGVEGLLVLDVRDRPVVLFDREWALRTAERFHPELSFAETASGVVVRAA, from the coding sequence ATGACCGTCCCGCACGAGACCGCCCGCAGGCGCACCTTCGCCATCATCTCCCACCCCGACGCGGGCAAGACGACGCTCACCGAGAAGCTCCTCCTCTACGGAGGGGTCATCCAGCTCGCGGGCGCCGTGAAGGCGAAGCGCGGCCGGGCCAACGCGGTGAGCGACTGGATGGAGATGGAGCGGGAGCGCGGCATCTCCATCACCACGAGCGTCCTGCAGTTCCCCTACCGCGGGATGCAGATGAACCTGCTCGACACGCCCGGCCACGCCGACTTCAGCGAGGACACCTACCGCACGCTCCACGCGGTGGACGGCGCGGTGATGCTCCTCGACTCGGCGAAGGGCGTCGAGGCGCAGACGCGCAAGCTCTTCCGCGTCTGCCGCCAGCGCGCCATCCCCATCTTCACCTTCGTGAACAAGATGGACCGGCCGGGCCGCGAGCCCTTCGAGCTCATCGGGGAGGTCGAGAGCGTGCTCGGCATCGGCGTCTACCCCATCACCTGGCCGGTGTTCCGGGGCGGGACCTTCGCCGGCGTGTACCACCGCCTGGCGCGGCGCGTGTACCTGTTCGAAGCGGCGCACTCGGGGTCGAGCTCCGGCGTCGGCGCGGAGCGGCCGCCGGTCGAGGTCACCGGCCTCGACGATCCGGCGGTCCGCGAGGCGCTCGACGAGGAGGGCTACGCGCGGCTGCGCGAGGACGCGGAGCTGCTCGAGGCCGCCGGCGACGACTTCGACCGGGAGCGCTTCGAGGCGGGAGAGCTCTCGCCCATGTTCTTCGGGAGCGCCGTCAACAACTTCGGCCTCGAGGCGTTCCTCGACACGTTCATCGAGCTCATGCCTCCGCCGCGCCCGCGCGCCTCGGATCAGGGGCCGGTGCCGCCGGCGCAGGACGAGTTCAGCGGGTTCGTCTTCAAGATCCAGGCGAACATGGACAAGGCGCACCGCGATCGCGTCGCGTTCGTGCGCATCTGCTCCGGCAGGCTCATCCGCGGGATGAAGGTGTTCAACGTCCGCTCGGGCAAGGAGGTCCGGCTCGCGACGCCGACGCAGTTCATGGCGCGCGACCGGACCATCGTGGAGGAATCCTATCCGGGCGACGTCGTGGGTATCCACGACACCGGCGCCCTCGAGATCGGCGACACGCTGACGGGCGGCTCGCGCTTCCTGTTCGAGGGCATCCCCAGCTTCGCCCCCGAGCACTTCCGCCGCCTCGGGCTGGTGGACCCGCTCCGCCGCAAGCAGTTCGCCCGCGGCATCGAGCAGCTCGCCCAGGAAGGTACCGTCCAGCTCTACCGCCCGCCGGCGGGCCGCGCCGGGGATCTCGTGCTCGGCGCGCTCGGGCAGCTCCAGTTCGAGGTGGTGAAGTACCGGCTCGAGGCGGAGTACGGCGTGGAGGTCCGGGTGGAGACGGTGCCCTACCAGCTCGCCCGCTGGGTCAGCCGCGCGGACGGGGAACCCCTCGAGGTCGAGGACTTCCCGTCCGGCGTCGAGGGGCTGCTGGTGCTCGACGTGCGCGACCGCCCCGTCGTGCTCTTCGACCGGGAGTGGGCGCTCCGCACGGCGGAGCGGTTCCACCCCGAGCTGAGCTTCGCGGAGACCGCGAGCGGCGTGGTCGTGCGGGCGGCCTGA
- a CDS encoding OFA family MFS transporter codes for MSRRGWIVVLAGTGLNLALGILYAWSVFSKQLVETVERGGYGWSKTAATLPYTVAIACFALMMVPAGRLQDKLGPRIIASAGAVLTGLGLVVASFATAEQTWPALVGFGLMGGTGFGLGYSATTPAAVKWFPPAKKGLITGIVVGGFGIAPVYIAPLSKNLIAAYGVSGAFRILGVAFLVTATICAQLVANPAAPLSPAKAAAKAGVGPDRTWREMIRTPAFWSLYVQYACAATAGLMIIGHMAKIVAVQSGNSIQAGFVFVALLAVFNASGRIIAGIISDYIGRVVTIGLVCVMQAVAMMFFANFSTIATFILGSAVVGFSYGACLSLFPATAADNWGTKNLGLNYGILFTAWGVGGVLGPTLAGRIADQTGSYAGAYGMAAVLLLVAVVLAMFSYVSISVSIPEKEVRIRIGRREAKREEAPAMFPPQARAVAGADARSM; via the coding sequence ATGTCACGCCGCGGATGGATCGTCGTTCTCGCCGGAACGGGCCTCAACCTCGCCCTCGGCATCCTTTACGCCTGGAGCGTCTTCTCGAAGCAGCTCGTCGAGACCGTGGAGCGCGGAGGCTACGGCTGGTCGAAGACCGCCGCCACGCTGCCCTACACGGTCGCGATCGCCTGCTTCGCGCTGATGATGGTCCCCGCCGGCAGGCTGCAGGACAAGCTCGGCCCGCGCATCATCGCCTCCGCCGGCGCCGTCCTCACCGGGCTCGGCCTCGTCGTGGCGAGCTTCGCCACCGCCGAGCAGACCTGGCCGGCGCTGGTCGGCTTCGGGCTCATGGGCGGCACGGGCTTCGGCCTCGGCTACTCCGCGACGACGCCGGCCGCGGTGAAGTGGTTCCCGCCCGCGAAGAAGGGGCTCATCACCGGGATCGTGGTCGGCGGGTTCGGCATCGCGCCGGTCTACATCGCGCCGCTCTCCAAGAACCTCATCGCCGCCTACGGCGTCTCCGGCGCGTTCCGCATCCTCGGCGTCGCGTTCCTCGTGACCGCGACGATCTGCGCCCAGCTCGTCGCGAACCCGGCCGCGCCCCTCTCCCCGGCGAAGGCCGCCGCCAAGGCGGGCGTGGGCCCCGACCGCACCTGGCGGGAGATGATCCGCACCCCGGCGTTCTGGTCGCTCTACGTCCAGTACGCCTGCGCCGCGACCGCTGGCCTCATGATCATCGGCCACATGGCGAAGATCGTGGCGGTCCAGTCCGGGAACTCCATCCAGGCCGGCTTCGTGTTCGTCGCGCTGCTCGCCGTGTTCAACGCGAGCGGGCGCATCATCGCCGGCATCATCTCGGACTACATCGGCCGCGTGGTGACCATCGGGCTCGTCTGCGTCATGCAGGCGGTGGCGATGATGTTCTTCGCGAACTTCTCGACGATCGCCACGTTCATCCTCGGCTCGGCGGTGGTCGGCTTCAGCTACGGCGCCTGCCTCTCGCTCTTCCCGGCGACGGCGGCCGACAACTGGGGCACCAAGAACCTCGGCCTCAACTACGGCATCCTCTTCACCGCCTGGGGCGTCGGCGGCGTGCTCGGGCCGACGCTGGCCGGACGGATCGCCGACCAGACCGGCTCCTACGCGGGCGCCTACGGCATGGCCGCGGTCCTGCTCCTCGTCGCGGTGGTGCTCGCCATGTTCAGCTACGTGAGCATCTCGGTGAGCATCCCGGAGAAGGAGGTCCGCATCCGGATCGGCCGCCGCGAGGCGAAGCGCGAGGAGGCCCCCGCCATGTTCCCGCCGCAGGCGAGGGCGGTGGCCGGCGCGGACGCACGCTCCATGTGA
- a CDS encoding SDR family oxidoreductase has product MHTAFVAGATGYTGREVVRALRAAGIATVAHVRPDSPRLEEWRARFGALGAQVDATPWDAAAMATTLARVRPTMVFALLGTTRRRGREAARRGRSESYASVDHGLTRLLLDAALTSGGRPRFVYLSAAGVREGTPSAYLAARARLERELSGSGLPYTIARPSFVTGPDREERRPLERTAAVAADAVLGIAARLGARRLAARWRSITAAELAAALVRLALDPAAERRVVGADALR; this is encoded by the coding sequence ATGCACACCGCCTTCGTCGCCGGCGCGACCGGCTACACCGGCCGTGAGGTCGTCCGTGCGCTTCGCGCTGCGGGGATCGCGACCGTGGCGCACGTCCGGCCCGACTCGCCGCGGCTCGAGGAGTGGCGCGCGCGCTTCGGGGCGCTCGGCGCGCAGGTGGACGCGACGCCGTGGGACGCGGCGGCGATGGCGACCACCCTCGCGCGCGTGCGCCCGACCATGGTGTTCGCGCTGCTCGGCACGACGCGCCGGCGCGGGCGCGAGGCCGCCCGCCGCGGACGCTCCGAGAGCTACGCCTCCGTCGATCACGGCCTCACGCGCCTGCTGCTCGACGCCGCGCTGACGAGCGGCGGGCGTCCACGCTTCGTGTACCTGTCCGCCGCCGGAGTCCGCGAGGGCACGCCCAGCGCCTACCTCGCGGCGCGCGCGCGGCTCGAGCGCGAGCTGAGCGGGAGCGGGCTCCCGTACACCATCGCCCGGCCGTCCTTCGTCACCGGGCCCGATCGCGAGGAGCGCCGGCCGCTCGAGCGCACCGCCGCCGTCGCGGCCGACGCCGTGCTCGGGATCGCGGCGCGGCTCGGCGCGCGCCGCCTCGCCGCGCGCTGGCGGTCCATCACCGCCGCGGAGCTCGCGGCCGCGCTCGTGCGGCTCGCGCTCGATCCCGCGGCGGAGCGGCGCGTCGTGGGGGCGGACGCGCTCCGCTGA
- a CDS encoding LemA family protein produces the protein MIALFLVALVAAVAVAWVVLHNGLVTRRNGFRNAFGQIDVQLQRRYDLIPNLVEATRAYLTHERSTLEAVIAARNQAAAAARVAAAHPGDAASMERLAQAEGVLAGPLSRLLAVAEAYPDLKASDTVGRLVEELTSTENRVAFARQAYNDAVMSYNNARETFPGTLVAGGFPEARPLEIASPQVREPVRIAL, from the coding sequence ATGATCGCGCTCTTCCTCGTCGCGCTCGTCGCCGCGGTCGCCGTCGCCTGGGTGGTGCTGCACAACGGCCTCGTCACGCGCCGTAACGGCTTCCGCAACGCGTTCGGCCAGATCGACGTCCAGCTCCAGCGCCGCTACGACCTCATCCCGAACCTCGTCGAGGCGACCCGCGCCTACCTCACGCACGAGCGGTCCACGCTCGAGGCGGTGATCGCGGCGCGCAACCAGGCGGCGGCCGCCGCGCGCGTGGCGGCCGCGCACCCGGGCGACGCAGCCTCCATGGAGCGGCTCGCGCAGGCGGAGGGCGTCCTCGCGGGCCCGCTGTCGCGCCTCCTCGCCGTGGCCGAGGCGTACCCGGACCTCAAGGCGAGCGACACCGTCGGGCGACTCGTCGAGGAGCTGACCTCGACGGAGAACCGCGTCGCGTTCGCGCGGCAGGCCTATAACGACGCGGTGATGAGCTACAACAACGCCCGCGAGACGTTCCCGGGCACGCTCGTGGCGGGCGGCTTCCCGGAGGCCCGCCCCCTCGAGATCGCCTCGCCGCAGGTTCGCGAGCCGGTGCGCATCGCCCTGTAG